Genomic DNA from Burkholderia plantarii:
GCGGCGCCGAATCGGTCGGCTTCGTGCCGTGCCGCTACGCGGGCAGCGAGCGCTCGGGTATCGCCGATCTCGCGCTGGCCGCCGGCACCTCGTGGACCGAGCACGGCGAGGACTGCTTCACCGGGCGCGGCCAGCGCATGCTGGTGACCGACCGCGCCGAATATCCGCTGCTCGACGTGCGCTCGATCACGATCGACGCGCGCTGAAGCCGAACCCGACGGGAGCGCCGACACCATGGCCGAACTGACGCCGCAGGAACGCCTGCAACCGTCGCTGCTCGACCGGCTCACCGACCTCGCGCCGGCCGAGCCCGAGGAAAGCCGCGAGCAGCGCGTGATCACCGCCGCGAGGCTGCGCGAGTGCGTGACGCGCGACATCGCCGCGTTGCTGAACTGCACGCGCCAGTGGGAAGACGAGGCGCTGGCGGGCCTCGACCAGGTCGGCGACTCGGTGCTGAACTACGGCATCCCCGACCTGGCCGGCAGCGCGCTGTCGGGCATCGACGCGGGCGAGCTGCAGAGCCGGATTCGCGCCGCGCTGCTCGATTTCGAGCCGCGCCTGATCGCCGACACCGTGCAGGTGACGGTCAGCGCCGACGCCTCGCGCATGGACGGCCGCGCGCTGAGCTTTCGCATCGACGCCGAGATGTGGGCGCAGCCGATGCCGCTCGGCCTTTATCTGCGCACCGATCTCGATCTGGAGACCGGCGAGTTCCGCGTCTCGTCACTGTTGGGTTGAATCGCCATGGATCCTCGTCTGCTCCGCTACTACAACCGCGAGCTGCAACACGTGCGCGAGATGGGCGCCGAGTTCGCCGGCGCGTATCCGAAGGTGGCCGGCCGGCTCGGCCTGGAAGGCTTCGAATGCGCGGACCCCTACGTCGAGCGGCTGCTCGAAGGCTTCGCGTTCCTCGCCGCGCGCGTGCAGTTGAAGCTCGACGCGCAATACCCGGTGTTCACCCAGCATCTGCTGGAGATGGTCTACCCGCACTACCTCGCGCCGATCCCGTCGATGGCGGTGGTGCAGATGCACCCCGACGCGACCGAGGACCTGCCGCCCGGCGGCCATGCCGTGGCGCGCCATACCGTGCTGCGCAGCCTGACCGGCTTCGGCGACCGCACCGCCTGCGAATACCGCACCGCGCATGCGCTGACGCTCTGGCCGATCGAGCTGGCCGAGGCGCGCTACTTCGAGACGCCGGCTGCATTGGCCGCGGCCGGGCTCGTGCCGCCGCGCGGGCGCACCGCGCGCGCCGGCCTGCGGCTGCGGCTGCGCACGCTGGCCGGCGTCGAGGCGAAGATGCTCGCGCTCGACGCGCTGCCGATCCACCTGGCCGGCGCCGACGAGCTGCCGGGCCTGCTCCACGAGCAGTTGCTCGCCAACGGCACCGGCTACACGGTGCGCACGGCGGCGGCCACCGAAGGCGAATTCGTCGAGACCCACTACGACGCGGCGGCGCTGCGCACGCCCGGCTTCGACGAGCACGAGGCGATGCTGCCCGCCGGCGGCCGCTCGTTCAGCGGCTACCGGCTGCTGCAGGAGTATTTCGCCTGCCCCGAGCGGTTCCGCTTCGTCGAGTTCACCGGCCTGCGCGCGCCGCTCGCCCGCGCGCGCGGCCATGCCTTCGAGATCGTGGTCTGGCTCGATCGCGGCGTCGCGCGGCTGCACAACGCGATCGACAAGGGCAACTTCCGGCTGTTCTGCGCGCCAGCCGCGAACCTGTTCGAGCGGCGCGCCGACCGGATCCACCTGCAGGCCGGCCGCACCGAGTACCACGTGCTCGGCGACCGCACGCGGCCAATGGATTTCGAGGTTCACAGCGTGCTCGACGTGCAGGGCTACGGCGACCGCCAGGAGCCCGAGCAGCGCTTCGTGCCGTTCTACGACAGCACCTCGCGCAGCTGGCACGGCGGCGAGGCCGCGTTCTACACGCTGCGCCGCGAGCCGCGCCTGCTCTCCACGCGCCAGCAGCAGCGCGGCCCGCGTTCGAGCTACGTCGGCAGCGAAGCCTTCATCGCGCTGGTGGACAGCCACGACGCGCCGTACGCCACCACGCTGCGCCAGCTCGGCCTGAAGCTGCTCTGCACCAATCGCGACCTGCCGCTGCACATGCCGGTGGGCAAGTCCCACACCGACTTCACGCTCGACACCGACGCGCCGGTGGCGTCGATCCGCTGCGTGGCCGGCCCCACCCGCCCGCGCGCGCCCACCGCCACCGGCGAGACGGCATGGCGGCTGATCAGCCATCTGCAACTGAACTACCTGTCGCTGCTCGACGAGGACGGCGAGCAGGGCGCGGCCTCGCTGCGCGAGATGCTCGGGCTCTATCACGACGAGTTCGACGCCGCCGCGCGCCGGCAGATCGAGGGCATCCGGCAGGTGGTGGCCAGGCCCGTCACGCGGCGCGTGCCGGTGCCGGGGCCGGTCACCTACGGGCGCGGGCTCGAGATCGCGCTGACCTGCGCGGACGCCGCGTTCGAGGGCAGCAGCGCGTTCCTGCTCGGCTCGGTGCTGCAACACTTCTTCGCGCGCTACGTCTCGCTGAATTCGTTCACGGAGACGGTGCTGCGCACGCTCGAACGCAACGAGGTGGCCCGATGGCCCGCGACGCTCGGCAAGCGTCCGATCCTGTGATGGCGACGGCATCGACACCGCCGGCATCGGCATCGGCAGACGCGCCCGCGTCCGATCCGCGCCCGCCCGCGGCCCGCGCGCTCGAAGCGGCGCTGCGCGAGCGGCCGTTCGATTTCGAGTTCTTCGAGGCGATGCGGCGGCTCGAATGCGCGTATCCGCAGCGTCCGCGCTTCGGGCAGTCGACGCGGCCGGCCGAGGACGCGGTGCGGCTCGCGCACGCGGCCTCGCTCGAATTCCCGGCGCGCAGCATCGAACGCTTCGAGCCGGGCGAGGGCGGCGCGCCGGCCCGGCTGCACGGCCTCTTTCTCGGGCTGTTCGGGCCGAACGGGCCGCTGCCGCTGCACCTGACCGAACACGCGGTGGACCGCCAGCGCAACGCCAGGGACGCCACGCTGGTGGCGTTCGCCGACGTGTTCCATCACCGCATGCTGAGCCTGTTCTACCGCGCCTGGGCCGACGCGCAGCCGACCGTGCAGCACGACCGGCCCGAGCAGGACCGCTTTCGCACCTACCTCGGCGCGCTGATCGGCATCGCCGCGCCGCGGCTCGAGGCGCGCGACGCGCTGCCGGACCGCTACAAGCGTTTCTTCGCCGGCCGGCTGGTGCCGCAGGCGCGCAACGCGGAAGGGCTCAAGGGCT
This window encodes:
- the tssE gene encoding type VI secretion system baseplate subunit TssE; the encoded protein is MAELTPQERLQPSLLDRLTDLAPAEPEESREQRVITAARLRECVTRDIAALLNCTRQWEDEALAGLDQVGDSVLNYGIPDLAGSALSGIDAGELQSRIRAALLDFEPRLIADTVQVTVSADASRMDGRALSFRIDAEMWAQPMPLGLYLRTDLDLETGEFRVSSLLG
- the tssF gene encoding type VI secretion system baseplate subunit TssF: MDPRLLRYYNRELQHVREMGAEFAGAYPKVAGRLGLEGFECADPYVERLLEGFAFLAARVQLKLDAQYPVFTQHLLEMVYPHYLAPIPSMAVVQMHPDATEDLPPGGHAVARHTVLRSLTGFGDRTACEYRTAHALTLWPIELAEARYFETPAALAAAGLVPPRGRTARAGLRLRLRTLAGVEAKMLALDALPIHLAGADELPGLLHEQLLANGTGYTVRTAAATEGEFVETHYDAAALRTPGFDEHEAMLPAGGRSFSGYRLLQEYFACPERFRFVEFTGLRAPLARARGHAFEIVVWLDRGVARLHNAIDKGNFRLFCAPAANLFERRADRIHLQAGRTEYHVLGDRTRPMDFEVHSVLDVQGYGDRQEPEQRFVPFYDSTSRSWHGGEAAFYTLRREPRLLSTRQQQRGPRSSYVGSEAFIALVDSHDAPYATTLRQLGLKLLCTNRDLPLHMPVGKSHTDFTLDTDAPVASIRCVAGPTRPRAPTATGETAWRLISHLQLNYLSLLDEDGEQGAASLREMLGLYHDEFDAAARRQIEGIRQVVARPVTRRVPVPGPVTYGRGLEIALTCADAAFEGSSAFLLGSVLQHFFARYVSLNSFTETVLRTLERNEVARWPATLGKRPIL
- the tssG gene encoding type VI secretion system baseplate subunit TssG, producing MATASTPPASASADAPASDPRPPAARALEAALRERPFDFEFFEAMRRLECAYPQRPRFGQSTRPAEDAVRLAHAASLEFPARSIERFEPGEGGAPARLHGLFLGLFGPNGPLPLHLTEHAVDRQRNARDATLVAFADVFHHRMLSLFYRAWADAQPTVQHDRPEQDRFRTYLGALIGIAAPRLEARDALPDRYKRFFAGRLVPQARNAEGLKGFVEHYFGVPVSVIEFVPGWMTLPDDARLRMGGAMAAMGRNATLGAHVRGAQQRFRLRLGPLGLSEFNRFLPGGEALDELVAAVRLYAGDEKGWDVQLVLKRQAVPAMHLGRAGRMGFNSWMGRYPQPADADQVVVAPLG